A genomic window from Luteolibacter sp. LG18 includes:
- a CDS encoding glycosyltransferase, with the protein MSQQRVAILGKSRSILTWFDDTLDGFRQQGCEVAAISFQADTPAERISQKRGEGKELHNPEVVRRSAAELAAFSPDLVLVLNKAGVPQPAAEAWKKAVRSGVPVVGWLCDCINRVPQQQVPAFDGVYYFDSHCVPVLEQFYAAHDRPAWLKYLPLAVNPARYPFQKPAKSVPKLVFAGKCSPHRHQIFAEMRAAGIPLDLYGPGSRNWLKPWRNLRLSSDTIAELYRSHAAVLNLPQPGNTERGLNLRAFEIPAAGGIGTYPDVPDLPLCFLPGKEIVVYKDAADLAARLADLRSDPARAAAMIEAGHARVLRDHTFAKRAETVLADWLR; encoded by the coding sequence ATGAGCCAGCAACGCGTCGCCATCCTCGGGAAATCCCGCAGTATCCTCACGTGGTTCGATGACACGCTGGACGGGTTCCGGCAGCAGGGCTGCGAGGTGGCGGCGATTTCCTTCCAGGCCGACACCCCCGCCGAGCGGATTTCCCAGAAGCGCGGCGAGGGCAAGGAACTGCACAATCCGGAGGTGGTGCGCCGCAGCGCCGCCGAACTGGCCGCGTTTTCCCCGGATCTGGTCCTGGTGCTGAACAAGGCCGGGGTGCCCCAGCCTGCCGCCGAGGCTTGGAAAAAGGCTGTCCGCTCCGGCGTGCCGGTGGTCGGCTGGCTGTGCGATTGCATCAATCGCGTGCCCCAACAGCAGGTGCCGGCCTTCGACGGGGTCTACTACTTCGACAGCCACTGCGTCCCGGTGCTGGAGCAATTTTACGCCGCCCATGACCGCCCGGCCTGGTTGAAATACCTGCCGCTGGCGGTCAATCCGGCCCGCTATCCCTTTCAGAAGCCCGCGAAATCGGTGCCGAAGCTGGTGTTCGCGGGGAAATGCAGCCCGCACCGCCACCAGATCTTCGCCGAAATGCGGGCGGCCGGCATTCCGCTGGACCTCTACGGCCCCGGTTCCCGCAACTGGCTGAAACCGTGGCGGAACCTCCGCTTGTCCTCGGACACCATCGCGGAACTCTATCGGTCCCATGCCGCGGTGCTCAACCTGCCCCAGCCCGGCAATACCGAGCGAGGCCTGAACCTGCGGGCCTTCGAAATCCCCGCCGCCGGCGGCATCGGCACCTATCCGGATGTTCCGGACCTGCCGCTGTGCTTCCTGCCCGGGAAGGAGATCGTCGTCTACAAGGACGCCGCCGACCTGGCTGCCCGGCTCGCCGACCTCCGATCCGACCCCGCCCGGGCCGCGGCCATGATCGAGGCCGGGCACGCCCGCGTCCTCCGCGACCACACCTTTGCCAAGCGCGCCGAGACCGTCCTTGCCGATTGGCTTCGATAG
- a CDS encoding glycine--tRNA ligase: MANKDNTDPARMEKIVSLCKRRGFIFQAGELYGGLNGCWDYGPLGAELKRNLKDYWWRKTVQERDDVLGMDGSILTMQQVLVASGHVGSFSDPMSDCLLSKARLRADQVPAQDGTAVWFSGAKLPASDWSVERQFAVLVAPGKDPIESHKTARKFYGELMPDKKVSPKELELIEERREELTGTTSFNPENGSLLTEPRQFNLMFQTRMGASADENDPNAIAYLRPETAQSIFVQYKNVLDSNRVKLPFGIAQVGKSFRNEINPRNFTFRSREFEQMEIEYFCRPEDGLRLTDEWLEARLKFYGEIGIPREKLHILDIPDGERAFYSQKTYDIEYEFPFGVQELEGVAYRTDYDLGVHQQHSGKPLQYFDEETKERFLPHVVEPSAGCDRTVLALICEAFDEEELTDEKGNKDVRTVLRFVPRMAPVKVGIFPLLKKNEEQVRICREIQEKLQPWMTVFYDDGGAVGRRYRRQDEVGTPFCITADFDTIGENGEELKGTVTVRHRDSMEQERIAIDALLPWLLERVR; encoded by the coding sequence ATGGCCAACAAGGACAATACCGACCCCGCCCGCATGGAGAAAATCGTCTCCCTGTGCAAACGCCGCGGCTTCATTTTCCAAGCAGGCGAGCTCTACGGCGGTCTCAACGGTTGCTGGGACTACGGTCCGCTCGGTGCCGAACTGAAGCGCAATCTCAAGGACTACTGGTGGCGCAAGACCGTGCAGGAGCGCGATGACGTGCTGGGCATGGATGGCTCGATCCTCACCATGCAGCAGGTCCTCGTCGCCTCCGGCCACGTCGGCAGCTTCTCGGACCCGATGTCCGACTGTCTCCTTTCCAAGGCCCGCCTGCGCGCCGACCAGGTGCCCGCCCAGGACGGCACCGCGGTGTGGTTCTCCGGGGCGAAGCTCCCTGCCTCCGATTGGAGCGTGGAGCGCCAGTTCGCCGTGCTCGTGGCTCCGGGCAAGGACCCGATCGAGTCCCACAAGACCGCCCGCAAGTTCTACGGCGAGCTGATGCCGGACAAGAAGGTGTCCCCGAAGGAGCTCGAGCTCATCGAAGAACGCCGCGAGGAACTCACCGGCACCACCTCCTTCAACCCGGAGAACGGCTCCCTGCTCACCGAGCCGCGCCAGTTCAACCTGATGTTCCAGACCCGGATGGGCGCGTCCGCGGACGAAAACGATCCGAACGCGATCGCCTACCTCCGCCCGGAGACCGCCCAGTCGATCTTCGTGCAGTACAAGAACGTGCTCGATTCCAACCGCGTGAAGCTGCCCTTCGGCATCGCGCAGGTCGGCAAGTCGTTCCGCAACGAGATCAACCCGCGCAACTTCACCTTCCGCTCGCGGGAGTTCGAGCAGATGGAGATCGAGTATTTCTGCCGCCCGGAAGACGGCCTGCGCCTGACCGACGAGTGGCTGGAAGCCCGCCTCAAGTTCTACGGCGAAATCGGCATCCCGCGCGAGAAGCTGCACATCCTCGACATCCCCGATGGCGAGCGCGCCTTCTACTCGCAGAAGACCTACGACATCGAATACGAGTTCCCCTTCGGCGTGCAGGAGCTGGAAGGCGTGGCCTACCGCACCGATTACGACCTCGGCGTGCACCAGCAGCACTCCGGCAAGCCGCTCCAGTACTTCGACGAGGAAACCAAGGAGCGTTTCCTCCCGCACGTGGTCGAACCGTCCGCCGGCTGCGACCGCACCGTGCTGGCCCTCATTTGCGAGGCCTTCGACGAGGAGGAACTCACCGATGAGAAGGGCAACAAGGACGTCCGCACCGTGCTGCGCTTCGTGCCGCGCATGGCCCCGGTCAAGGTCGGCATCTTCCCGTTGCTGAAGAAGAACGAGGAGCAGGTCCGCATCTGCCGCGAGATCCAGGAAAAGCTCCAGCCGTGGATGACCGTCTTCTACGACGACGGTGGTGCCGTCGGCCGCCGCTACCGCCGCCAGGACGAGGTCGGCACACCGTTCTGCATCACTGCGGACTTCGACACCATCGGCGAAAACGGCGAGGAACTGAAGGGCACTGTCACCGTCCGCCACCGCGACTCGATGGAGCAGGAACGCATCGCGATCGACGCGCTGCTGCCCTGGCTGCTTGAGCGCGTGCGCTGA
- a CDS encoding rhomboid family intramembrane serine protease yields MSMRPWPRDPRNARGGGFLTAAHYMPATLLLILASVVVFVLGFLEDSKREDREDEQPGKTDVLYFSSQAPRDEFARLLRTMIPDSPDAGEEVSEAQMREMLASAGQLDELKARLHDPLVDIRKGQVWRLITPIFLHFGILHIAFNMMWLWQLGMLLEIRFRSLRFLALVGFVAVVSNVCQAFWSGSTAFGGMSGVVYGLFGFVWLRGKLHPSPEFALTRETVSGMLVWMVVCFTGIVGPIANAAHLMGLVAGAAAGTTNALLAGGWSVLKRRQQFRSALASSTNALHHCAVCGRTERDSPHLEFYVDGEDHQEYCRDHLPRRD; encoded by the coding sequence ATGTCCATGCGCCCTTGGCCGCGTGATCCCCGCAACGCCCGCGGCGGCGGATTTTTGACCGCCGCCCACTACATGCCGGCGACGCTGCTGCTGATCCTCGCCTCGGTGGTGGTGTTCGTGCTCGGCTTTCTCGAAGATTCGAAGCGAGAGGACCGCGAGGACGAGCAGCCAGGAAAAACCGATGTACTCTATTTCTCATCCCAAGCTCCGCGGGATGAATTCGCCCGCCTGCTGAGAACAATGATTCCTGATTCCCCGGACGCCGGTGAAGAGGTCTCGGAAGCTCAGATGCGGGAGATGCTGGCGAGCGCCGGACAGCTCGATGAGCTGAAAGCCAGGCTGCACGACCCGCTCGTGGACATCCGCAAGGGGCAGGTCTGGAGGCTGATCACCCCGATCTTCCTCCACTTCGGCATCCTCCACATCGCCTTCAACATGATGTGGCTGTGGCAGCTCGGGATGCTCCTGGAGATCCGCTTCCGGTCCCTGAGATTCCTCGCTCTGGTCGGGTTCGTGGCGGTGGTCTCGAACGTTTGCCAGGCCTTCTGGAGCGGCAGCACCGCCTTCGGCGGCATGTCCGGGGTCGTCTACGGCCTGTTCGGGTTCGTCTGGCTGCGGGGCAAGCTGCACCCGAGCCCGGAATTCGCGCTGACCCGCGAGACGGTGTCAGGGATGCTGGTCTGGATGGTGGTGTGTTTCACCGGCATTGTCGGCCCGATCGCCAACGCAGCCCACCTGATGGGGCTGGTGGCCGGAGCCGCCGCGGGAACCACGAACGCCCTCCTGGCAGGCGGCTGGTCCGTCCTGAAGCGCCGCCAGCAGTTCCGCTCGGCGCTGGCCTCGAGCACCAACGCCCTCCACCACTGCGCGGTTTGCGGGAGAACCGAACGCGATTCCCCCCATCTGGAGTTCTATGTGGATGGCGAGGACCACCAGGAATACTGCCGGGACCACCTGCCGAGGCGGGACTGA
- the kdpF gene encoding K(+)-transporting ATPase subunit F, whose protein sequence is MIPTSNQGHDRSPLHRRHRRILRPGGGIRPVLRPPLNPPAMETILTGVIAFALLAYLFVAMIHPERF, encoded by the coding sequence ATGATTCCAACCTCCAATCAAGGCCATGACCGATCTCCTCTACATCGCCGCCACCGCCGGATTCTTCGCCCTGGCGGTGGGATACGCCCGGTTCTGCGACCACCTCTGAATCCTCCTGCCATGGAAACGATCCTCACCGGCGTCATCGCCTTCGCCCTCCTCGCCTACCTGTTCGTGGCGATGATCCACCCCGAACGCTTCTAA
- the kdpA gene encoding potassium-transporting ATPase subunit KdpA encodes MQTTDWLQFSLFIGLLALITKPIGIYLHRVLDPAGKTFLDPVIRPFERLTYRLMGVDPAREHDWKGYTFAMLFFSLVGMLFTYAVLRLQDLLPLNPQGLPGLGHALAFNTAASFTTNTNWQSYGGEGTMSYFSQMVALTIHNFTSAAVGIAIAAALVRGIARHSAATLGNFWVDLVRVTYYLLVPLSLVFAVFLVSQGMIQNFKPYDTAKLVEPQVVEVAVTNASGQGVTEKKTLTEQTIVQGPMASQAAIKMLGTNGGGYTNANAAHPFENPTPLSNFVQMLSIFAIGSGLTWYLGKCTGNQAHGWSVWAAMMILFTAGTLACWWAEAKGNPIHQSLGLIAADGNLEGKEVRFGIFHSALFATVTTSASCGAVNAMHDSFTAIGGLVPLFMMELGEVVIGGVGAGLYGMLVFVVLAVFIAGLMVGRTPEYLGKKIQAFEVKMAMLSLLVLTATILGFTAWAAASPWGQAGLNNAGPHGFSEMLYAYSSATANNGSAFAGLTATPADGDPHYNVTLGLAMLIGRFLMIVPILAMAGSLAKKKFSPPSAGTFPVSGTTFTVLLIGTVLLVGALNFLPALALGPIVEHFLMLKGALF; translated from the coding sequence ATGCAAACGACCGACTGGTTGCAGTTCTCCCTCTTCATCGGCCTGCTCGCCCTGATCACGAAGCCGATCGGGATCTATCTCCACCGGGTCCTCGATCCGGCTGGGAAAACGTTCCTCGATCCCGTGATCCGCCCGTTCGAGCGGCTGACCTACCGGCTGATGGGCGTGGACCCGGCCAGGGAGCACGATTGGAAGGGTTACACCTTCGCCATGCTGTTCTTCAGTCTGGTGGGGATGCTCTTCACCTACGCGGTGCTGCGGCTCCAGGACCTCCTGCCGCTGAACCCGCAGGGCCTACCGGGCCTGGGGCACGCGCTGGCGTTCAATACCGCCGCCAGCTTCACGACCAACACCAACTGGCAGAGCTACGGGGGCGAAGGGACGATGTCCTATTTCTCGCAGATGGTAGCGCTGACGATCCACAACTTCACCTCGGCGGCGGTGGGGATCGCCATCGCGGCGGCGCTGGTCCGCGGGATCGCCCGCCACTCCGCCGCCACGCTGGGGAACTTCTGGGTCGATCTGGTCCGGGTGACCTACTACCTGCTGGTGCCGCTCAGCCTGGTGTTCGCGGTGTTCCTCGTCTCGCAGGGGATGATCCAGAACTTCAAGCCGTATGACACGGCGAAGCTGGTCGAGCCGCAGGTGGTGGAAGTGGCGGTGACGAATGCGTCCGGACAGGGTGTTACCGAGAAGAAGACCCTCACCGAGCAGACCATCGTGCAGGGCCCGATGGCGTCCCAAGCCGCGATCAAGATGCTCGGTACCAACGGCGGCGGATACACCAATGCGAACGCGGCCCACCCGTTCGAGAACCCCACGCCGCTTTCCAACTTCGTGCAGATGCTTTCGATCTTCGCGATCGGCAGCGGTCTGACCTGGTATCTCGGCAAATGCACCGGCAACCAAGCGCACGGCTGGTCGGTGTGGGCGGCGATGATGATCCTCTTCACCGCGGGCACGCTCGCGTGTTGGTGGGCGGAGGCGAAGGGCAACCCGATCCATCAGTCGCTGGGACTCATCGCGGCCGATGGCAATTTGGAGGGCAAGGAGGTGCGTTTCGGCATTTTCCACTCCGCGCTCTTTGCCACCGTGACCACCTCGGCGTCGTGCGGCGCGGTCAATGCGATGCACGATTCTTTCACCGCCATCGGCGGGTTGGTGCCGCTGTTCATGATGGAACTCGGCGAGGTGGTGATCGGCGGTGTTGGCGCGGGGCTCTACGGCATGCTGGTGTTCGTGGTGCTGGCGGTGTTCATCGCCGGGCTGATGGTCGGCCGCACGCCGGAGTATCTGGGTAAGAAGATCCAGGCCTTCGAGGTGAAGATGGCGATGCTTTCGCTGCTGGTGCTCACCGCCACGATCCTCGGCTTCACCGCCTGGGCCGCCGCCTCGCCGTGGGGGCAGGCCGGATTGAACAACGCCGGACCGCACGGATTCAGCGAGATGCTCTACGCCTACAGTTCCGCCACCGCCAACAACGGCAGCGCCTTCGCCGGGTTGACCGCCACGCCGGCCGATGGCGATCCGCATTACAATGTGACGCTCGGTCTCGCGATGCTCATCGGGCGCTTCCTGATGATCGTGCCGATTTTGGCGATGGCTGGCTCGCTGGCGAAGAAGAAGTTCTCGCCGCCCAGCGCGGGCACCTTCCCGGTATCCGGCACGACGTTCACGGTGCTCTTGATCGGCACGGTACTGCTGGTCGGCGCGTTGAACTTCCTGCCTGCCCTCGCGCTGGGCCCGATCGTCGAGCACTTCCTGATGCTGAAGGGCGCGTTGTTCTAA
- the kdpB gene encoding potassium-transporting ATPase subunit KdpB codes for MSHQSPSLFDRSILVPAIGGAFKKLDPRLMIQNPVMFVTQVGAVLTTVAVFTSPTDHGFILQLAVWLWFTVLFANFAEAIAEGRGKAQADSLRKARKDTVARRLKNGREEQVPAPMLEKGDHVVCETNDVIPADGEVIEGIASVDEAAITGESAPVIRESGGDRSAVTGGTRVISDRIVIRITSEKGNTFLDRMISMVEGAKRQKTPNEIALTILLSAMTLIFLLVCITLKPFGAYAGMEFTLPVLVALLVCLIPTTIGGLLSAIGISGIDRLIRRNVMATSGRAVEAAGDIDVLLLDKTGTITIGNRMASDFIPAPGITEQVLADTAQLASLADETPEGRSIVVLAKEKFNIRGRELQEPHATFVPFTAQTRMSGVDLDGRSIRKGAAESVKQWVEQQGGAYPTEIARAVEASARAGRTPLVVAEGSSVLGVVELKDVVKGGIKERFAQLRKMGIRTVMITGDNPMTAAAIAAEAGVDDFMAQATPEDKLKRIRSEQAAGHLVAMTGDGTNDAPALAQADVGVAMNTGTQAAREAGNMVDLDSNPTKLIEIVEIGKQLLMTRGSLTTFSIANDVAKYFAIIPAMLMVTFPAISPLNIMGLVSPQSAILSAVIFNALVIIALIPLALKGVPYKAMGAAAVLRRNLLVYGLGGLVVPFVGIKAIDLLITTLHFA; via the coding sequence ATGTCCCATCAATCTCCATCCCTCTTTGACCGGTCGATCCTGGTGCCCGCGATTGGCGGAGCTTTCAAGAAGCTCGATCCGCGGCTCATGATCCAGAACCCGGTGATGTTCGTCACCCAGGTCGGCGCGGTGCTGACCACCGTGGCGGTTTTCACCTCGCCGACCGACCACGGGTTCATCCTCCAGCTCGCGGTGTGGTTGTGGTTCACGGTGCTGTTCGCGAACTTCGCCGAGGCCATCGCCGAAGGCCGCGGCAAGGCCCAGGCCGACAGCCTGCGCAAGGCGCGGAAGGACACCGTCGCGCGGCGCTTGAAAAACGGCCGCGAGGAACAGGTGCCCGCGCCGATGTTGGAAAAGGGCGACCATGTCGTCTGCGAAACCAACGACGTGATCCCCGCCGATGGCGAGGTGATCGAAGGCATCGCCAGCGTGGATGAGGCCGCCATCACCGGGGAATCCGCGCCCGTGATCCGGGAGAGCGGTGGCGACCGCAGCGCCGTGACCGGCGGCACCCGCGTGATCAGCGACCGCATCGTGATCCGCATCACTTCGGAAAAGGGCAATACCTTCCTCGACCGGATGATCTCGATGGTGGAGGGCGCGAAGCGGCAGAAGACACCGAACGAAATCGCGCTCACCATTTTGCTGTCCGCGATGACGCTGATCTTCCTGCTGGTCTGCATCACGCTGAAACCTTTCGGCGCTTACGCGGGCATGGAGTTCACCCTTCCGGTGCTGGTCGCGCTGCTGGTGTGCCTCATCCCGACGACCATTGGTGGCCTGCTCAGTGCCATCGGCATCAGCGGCATCGACCGTTTGATCCGCCGCAATGTGATGGCCACCAGCGGACGTGCGGTGGAGGCCGCGGGTGATATCGATGTGCTGCTGCTCGACAAGACCGGCACCATCACCATCGGCAACCGCATGGCCTCGGACTTCATCCCGGCTCCGGGCATCACCGAGCAAGTTCTGGCCGACACCGCGCAACTCGCCTCGCTGGCGGATGAAACGCCGGAGGGCCGCAGCATCGTTGTGCTGGCGAAGGAGAAGTTCAACATCCGCGGCCGCGAACTCCAAGAGCCACACGCCACCTTCGTGCCCTTCACCGCGCAGACCCGCATGAGTGGTGTCGATCTGGATGGCCGCAGCATCCGCAAGGGCGCGGCGGAGTCCGTGAAGCAATGGGTGGAGCAACAGGGCGGCGCTTATCCCACCGAGATTGCTCGTGCCGTGGAGGCATCCGCGCGCGCCGGACGTACGCCGCTGGTGGTGGCGGAAGGATCGAGCGTCCTCGGCGTGGTCGAGCTGAAGGATGTGGTGAAAGGCGGCATCAAGGAGCGCTTCGCCCAGCTCCGCAAGATGGGCATCCGCACTGTGATGATCACCGGGGACAATCCGATGACCGCTGCCGCCATCGCCGCCGAAGCGGGCGTGGACGACTTCATGGCCCAGGCCACGCCCGAGGACAAACTGAAGCGCATTCGCTCGGAGCAGGCCGCCGGACACCTCGTCGCCATGACCGGTGACGGCACCAATGACGCGCCCGCGCTGGCCCAGGCTGATGTCGGCGTGGCCATGAACACCGGCACCCAGGCCGCGCGCGAGGCGGGCAACATGGTCGATCTCGACAGCAATCCGACCAAGCTCATCGAGATCGTGGAGATCGGAAAACAGCTCCTCATGACCCGCGGCTCGCTGACGACCTTCTCCATAGCCAATGACGTGGCGAAGTACTTCGCGATCATTCCCGCGATGCTGATGGTGACCTTCCCCGCGATCTCGCCGCTCAACATCATGGGCCTGGTTTCGCCACAGAGCGCTATCCTCAGCGCCGTGATCTTCAACGCGCTCGTCATCATCGCGCTCATTCCTCTGGCGCTGAAAGGTGTGCCTTACAAGGCCATGGGCGCAGCCGCCGTGCTGCGCCGGAATCTTCTCGTCTACGGACTCGGCGGCCTAGTGGTGCCCTTTGTCGGCATCAAGGCCATCGACCTTCTCATCACCACCCTTCACTTCGCCTGA
- the kdpC gene encoding K(+)-transporting ATPase subunit C codes for MKAIVSELRGAIVSTAVLAVVCCGLYPAAVTGISRLCFKAKADGSLIVDKDGTFRGSALLGQSFSGEKYFQSRPSAAGNGYDASASSGSNLGPTSRKLADQIQERVASYRAANGLAADQPVPADAVTASASGLDPHISPANAALQVARVAKARNLPAEKVRELVAANTDTEDLGLLGDPGVNVLKLNLALDNL; via the coding sequence ATGAAAGCCATCGTTTCCGAACTCCGTGGCGCCATCGTCTCCACCGCCGTGCTCGCCGTGGTCTGCTGCGGGCTCTATCCCGCCGCCGTCACCGGCATCTCCCGCCTCTGCTTCAAGGCGAAGGCGGACGGCAGCCTGATCGTGGACAAGGACGGCACCTTCCGCGGTTCCGCCCTGCTCGGCCAGAGCTTCAGCGGGGAGAAATACTTCCAATCCCGTCCGTCCGCCGCGGGCAATGGCTATGACGCCTCCGCCTCCAGCGGCAGCAACCTCGGGCCCACCTCGCGGAAGCTGGCCGATCAGATCCAGGAGCGCGTGGCTTCGTATCGGGCCGCCAATGGTTTGGCCGCTGACCAGCCCGTTCCGGCCGATGCGGTCACCGCGTCCGCCAGCGGCCTCGATCCCCACATCAGTCCGGCCAATGCCGCGCTCCAGGTCGCCCGGGTCGCCAAGGCCCGCAACCTGCCCGCGGAAAAAGTCCGTGAACTGGTTGCGGCGAACACGGATACGGAGGACCTTGGCTTGCTGGGGGACCCCGGAGTGAACGTGCTGAAGCTGAACCTGGCTCTCGATAACCTCTAA
- a CDS encoding potassium-transporting ATPase subunit C — MNPIRLKLAVVLAVAIALVAIGLVQWKHRDGLSIPDEKVAGVELLAKTQSGPGYFHAANESTAEDGGPWITPDEANAQLDRVVSVRKLSGAGMEKVKLLVSKLTEPHPSRLVGGERIPLVRLNLALDEIKE, encoded by the coding sequence ATGAACCCGATCCGTCTCAAACTCGCCGTTGTTCTCGCCGTCGCCATCGCGTTGGTGGCGATCGGCTTGGTGCAATGGAAGCATCGGGATGGCCTCTCGATTCCGGATGAGAAGGTGGCCGGAGTGGAGTTGCTCGCAAAGACCCAGAGCGGGCCGGGCTATTTCCATGCCGCCAATGAGTCCACCGCCGAAGATGGTGGTCCATGGATCACCCCGGACGAGGCGAACGCGCAACTCGACCGCGTGGTGTCGGTACGGAAGCTCTCCGGGGCGGGGATGGAGAAGGTGAAGCTGCTCGTTTCCAAACTCACTGAACCGCATCCCTCGCGCTTGGTCGGCGGCGAGCGCATTCCGCTCGTGCGGCTCAATTTGGCTCTCGACGAGATCAAGGAGTGA
- a CDS encoding transposase, whose translation MSLFFCWKNVMNGSARFMETTPKFWNPNEEIARHGVHLPHWQQDHSTFFLTFRLADSIPQSKLEKWKEERVVWLEMHPKPWTEDEEREYHTRFSNLIERWLDGGEGECLLGRPAAASALRKVLLTKDQERYTQHSFVIMPNHLHVLASIGTAETLEGLVKIWKGASSRRVNVALARSGELWQANYYDRLIRDSEHFWNCARYIRRNPVKARLSAGQYVLHESDCVREALNTLR comes from the coding sequence TTGTCCCTGTTCTTCTGTTGGAAAAACGTTATGAATGGTTCCGCACGCTTCATGGAAACCACTCCCAAATTCTGGAATCCGAACGAGGAAATCGCCAGACACGGAGTCCATCTGCCGCATTGGCAGCAAGACCATTCCACATTCTTCCTGACCTTCCGGCTGGCGGACTCGATTCCCCAATCCAAGTTGGAGAAGTGGAAGGAGGAGCGGGTCGTCTGGTTGGAGATGCATCCGAAACCGTGGACCGAGGATGAAGAGCGGGAATACCACACCCGCTTTTCAAATCTGATCGAGCGATGGCTGGATGGAGGGGAGGGCGAGTGCCTGTTGGGGCGACCGGCAGCAGCCTCAGCCTTGAGGAAGGTGCTGCTCACCAAGGATCAGGAGCGCTATACCCAGCACTCCTTCGTGATCATGCCGAATCATCTTCATGTTCTGGCGTCGATTGGAACGGCTGAGACCCTTGAGGGCTTGGTGAAGATTTGGAAGGGAGCGTCATCGCGGAGAGTGAACGTGGCGTTGGCTCGTTCCGGGGAGCTTTGGCAGGCCAATTACTACGACCGCTTGATTCGTGATTCGGAGCATTTTTGGAACTGCGCCCGCTACATCCGACGGAATCCGGTCAAAGCGCGTCTTAGTGCCGGGCAATACGTGCTCCATGAATCAGATTGCGTGAGGGAGGCTTTGAATACCTTGAGATGA